A stretch of DNA from candidate division WOR-3 bacterium:
AATGACGGAGAAAAAGGGTCTTTAAATAAAAAAGAAAAAAGTGGAGAGGAGTCAGCTTTCAAAATGGTAATTATGTTATCTCTTTCCTCTCCTCGCCGAAAACGGCTTTCATTTTTCTGTATTCGCTGCGGGAAAAACCTTTAATCAACAACATTATAATTAGATATCCAAAAGCACCCACCGGAATCCGAAGCAGAAAGTGAATATTCTGCAACCAGTATAAAAGAGCCGCCATGAACAAAGCCGCCGTCGCCGGTTTGACCGCCGCCTTGAGGGTATTGAACGCTATCTTCTTCTTCAATTCCCGATTCATGAGGATAACACCCAACAGTTCACTCACAAAGATCGCAGCGGCTGCCCCCTGTGCTTTGAAATAAATACCGAGTACTACAATAAGAAATAAATTTATTAAAGAAGTAATGAAAATCACTTTCAGAAATTTCCTCTGTTCGTCCACCGCCACCAGGCCGTAACCGAAGATCGTATTTAGAGGAGTTACGATAAAATACAACAGAAGAAGTTGAAGAACCGGCGCGGCGTCAGCAAACTTTACACCGTATATAAAACCTATCATCTCATGAGACAAAAGAATCCCTCCCGCTGCAATCGGTATGGTGACGGCGAAGAGCAATTTTGAAATGAACATGAAACTGCTCTTCAGCTTTGTCGGTTCGCTTCTGTACTGCCTGGAGAAAATAGGAAAAAATACGAAATAAAAGACCCTTTCGATTATCAGGAACATCAATATAATCTTGAAAGCGGCGCTGAAGAGTGCAACCTCTTCTTTACAGTGAAAAATCCCGAGGATAACAGGAGGGAAATTCAGCAGGAGTTGATTGAATATCGTTGCAAGCCCGACAGGAATTGAAATTCTTAAAAGATCATACCAGCGCCGCCGGGCAAAACGGAGCCGCAATAGACCGTACCTGTTCGAAAAAACAATCAGCAGAAATCCTGTTCCCAAACCGTAACCGAGGAAATAAGAAATGGGTACTTTTGCAACATCGCCGCTTCCTTTGACCAGAAGAAAGATGAACACGAAATAAACGAGATAATGAATGAACCGCGACGCCGCGATATACTCCATATCTTGAGTGCCCTGAAAAACGAATTCCAGAAGAATAGTGAACGGAAACAGTGAAAAGAGGTAGATGAAAATTATTTTCTTCGTAAGCGGGTCTCCGGGAATTAAAATAAGTCCGACTGCAAAAACGACGAAAACAACGAAACCGATGGTCATCTTCAAACCGATGATTTCTTCTACAAGTTTTTTATTCGAGTGGTTCTTTGCTATTTCGCGGGCGCCGATCGTCGTCAAGCCGGGATTCACAAACAAGAGGGCGTATGTCAAAAAAGCCAGCCCGTAACTGATCAACCCGAATCCTCTGATCGTAAGCACCCTTGCGAGATAGACCGTTACGATGAAACCGAATCCTCGACTGACGATATCACTCAAAAACAAGGAACCGATATTTCTGGAAAGTTTCGCCATTCTACAGTTCCAGTATATCAGATAAATCAAAAAGGTCAACCCTTTAGCACAAAACAGTTGACTTTTCGGTATAGTTGATTATTATTACTTTTGTCAAAATA
This window harbors:
- a CDS encoding flippase encodes the protein MAKLSRNIGSLFLSDIVSRGFGFIVTVYLARVLTIRGFGLISYGLAFLTYALLFVNPGLTTIGAREIAKNHSNKKLVEEIIGLKMTIGFVVFVVFAVGLILIPGDPLTKKIIFIYLFSLFPFTILLEFVFQGTQDMEYIAASRFIHYLVYFVFIFLLVKGSGDVAKVPISYFLGYGLGTGFLLIVFSNRYGLLRLRFARRRWYDLLRISIPVGLATIFNQLLLNFPPVILGIFHCKEEVALFSAAFKIILMFLIIERVFYFVFFPIFSRQYRSEPTKLKSSFMFISKLLFAVTIPIAAGGILLSHEMIGFIYGVKFADAAPVLQLLLLYFIVTPLNTIFGYGLVAVDEQRKFLKVIFITSLINLFLIVVLGIYFKAQGAAAAIFVSELLGVILMNRELKKKIAFNTLKAAVKPATAALFMAALLYWLQNIHFLLRIPVGAFGYLIIMLLIKGFSRSEYRKMKAVFGEERKEIT